The Parashewanella spongiae genome has a window encoding:
- the rpsG gene encoding 30S ribosomal protein S7: protein MPRRRVVGQRKILPDPKFHSELLAKFINVIMQDGKKSTAEKIIYQALDVVAEKKSEEHLVILEAALDNVRPAVEVKSRRVGGSTYQVPCEVRPVRRNALAMRWLVEAARKRGEKSMALRLAGELQDASDNKGTAVKKREDVHRMAEANKAFAHYRW from the coding sequence ATGCCAAGACGTCGCGTTGTAGGACAACGTAAAATCCTACCAGATCCAAAGTTTCACAGTGAGTTGTTGGCTAAGTTCATCAACGTCATTATGCAAGACGGCAAAAAGTCGACTGCAGAAAAAATCATCTATCAAGCACTTGATGTTGTCGCTGAAAAGAAAAGCGAAGAACATCTAGTTATCCTTGAAGCAGCATTGGACAATGTTCGCCCAGCCGTCGAAGTTAAATCTCGTCGCGTTGGTGGTTCAACGTACCAAGTACCATGTGAAGTGCGCCCTGTCCGTCGTAATGCCTTAGCAATGCGTTGGTTAGTTGAAGCAGCACGTAAGCGTGGTGAAAAATCTATGGCTTTACGTTTAGCTGGTGAGTTGCAAGACGCATCAGACAATAAAGGCACTGCTGTTAAGAAGCGCGAAGACGTGCATCGTATGGCAGAAGCAAACAAAGCGTTTGCTCATTACCGCTGGTAA
- the rpsL gene encoding 30S ribosomal protein S12 — translation MATVNQLVRKPRAPKVDKTNVPALEACPQKRGVCTRVYTTTPKKPNSALRKVARVRLTNGFEVTSYIGGEGHNLQEHSVILIRGGRVKDLPGVRYHTIRGALDCSGVTARRQGRSKYGAKRPKS, via the coding sequence ATGGCAACTGTAAACCAGTTGGTACGTAAGCCACGCGCACCTAAAGTCGATAAGACTAACGTGCCTGCGTTGGAAGCGTGCCCACAGAAACGTGGTGTTTGTACACGTGTGTACACAACAACACCTAAAAAACCTAACTCAGCACTACGTAAAGTAGCGCGTGTTCGTCTTACCAACGGTTTTGAAGTGACTTCATACATCGGCGGTGAAGGCCACAACTTACAAGAGCACAGCGTGATTTTGATCCGCGGTGGTCGTGTTAAAGATTTACCAGGTGTGCGTTATCACACTATTCGCGGTGCATTAGATTGCTCTGGTGTAACTGCACGTCGCCAAGGCCGTTCTAAGTACGGTGCTAAGCGTCCTAAGTCTTAA
- the rpoC gene encoding DNA-directed RNA polymerase subunit beta' translates to MKDLLKFLKQQSKTEEFEGIKIGLASPDLVRSWSFGEVKKPETINYRTFKPEREGLFCARIFGPVKDYECLCGKYKRLKHRGVICEKCGVEVTQTKVRRERMGHIELASPVAHIWFLKSLPSRIGLMMDMTLRDIERVLYFESYVVTEAGMTTLEQGQMLTEEAYLDSLEEFGDEFEAKMGAEAVLDLLRAIDVEKEIEMMREELPSINSETRRKKVTKRLKLLEAFHTSGNKPEWMILKVLPVLPPDLRPLVPLDGGRFATSDLNDLYRRVINRNNRLKRLLDLAAPDIIVRNEKRMLQESVDALLDNGRRGRAITGSNKRPLKSLADMIKGKQGRFRQNLLGKRVDYSGRSVITVGPTLRLHQCGLPKKMALELFKPFIYGKLEGRGLATTIKAAKKMVEREVGEVWDVLDEVIREHPVLLNRAPTLHRLGIQAFEPVLIEGKAIQLHPLVCAAYNADFDGDQMAVHVPLTLEAQLEARALMMSTNNILSPANGEPVITPSQDVVLGLYYTSREKINGKGEGMAFMSTDEVEKAYATGAVELHSRVKVRITETEVSTDGEATETTRIVDTTVGRALLSQLLPKGLSYDLVNQNMGKKQISKLLNTCYRQLGLKDSVIFADQLMYAGFRFATKSGASVGIDDMVIPDEKYTLVADAEAEVREIQEQFQSGLVTAGERYNKVIDIWARTNEQVSKAMMDNLSSETVINRDGEEEKQASFNSIYMMADSGARGSAAQIRQLAGMRGLMAKPDGSIIETPIVANFREGLNVLQYFISTHGARKGLADTALKTANSGYLTRRLVDVAQDLVVIEDDCGTYEGLTMKPLIEGGDVVEPLRERVLGRVVAQDVFYPGTEKVLAPRNTLLDEAWCDTLEENSVDEVIVRSVISCETDFGVCANCYGRDLARGHIINHGESIGVVAAQSIGEPGTQLTMRTFHIGGAASRASAENNVQVKNAGTLKLHNAKHVTNSEDKLVIVSRSSELAIIDELGREKERYKVPYGTILEAHEDKAVTSGAIIANWDPHTHPIISEVAGKMKFVDMIDGVTMTRQTDELTGLSSIVVMDVAQRSSAGKELRPMVRLVDADGNDLMIPGTDVVAQYFLPGNAIVNLEDNSDINVGDALARIPQESSKTRDITGGLPRVADLFEARRPKEPAILAEITGTISFGKETKGKRRLVITPADGGDAYEEMIPKWRNLNVFEGEKVERGEVIADGPEAAHDILRLRGIHHVANYITNEVQDVYRLQGVKINDKHIEVIIRQMLRKCIITTSGDSEFLEGEQAEVARVKIANRELIAQGKVPASFERDLLGITKASLATESFISAASFQETTRVLTEAAVGGKSDPLRGLKENVIVGRLIPAGTGYSYHVKRNEAKQTEEVAEPAPISASEAEQNLADLLNLAGS, encoded by the coding sequence GTGAAAGATTTATTAAAGTTTCTGAAACAGCAGAGCAAAACCGAAGAGTTTGAAGGTATCAAGATTGGCCTAGCGTCACCTGACTTGGTCCGCTCTTGGTCGTTTGGTGAAGTTAAAAAGCCAGAAACCATTAACTACCGTACTTTCAAGCCAGAACGTGAAGGCTTGTTCTGTGCGCGTATTTTCGGTCCAGTAAAAGATTACGAATGTTTGTGCGGTAAGTACAAGCGTCTTAAGCACCGTGGTGTTATTTGTGAAAAGTGTGGCGTAGAGGTTACCCAGACTAAAGTACGTCGTGAGCGTATGGGTCACATTGAACTGGCAAGCCCAGTTGCCCACATTTGGTTCTTAAAATCGCTACCATCTCGCATCGGCTTGATGATGGACATGACATTACGTGATATTGAGCGCGTATTGTATTTTGAATCATACGTGGTTACTGAAGCTGGCATGACAACCCTTGAACAGGGTCAAATGTTGACGGAAGAAGCGTACCTCGATTCATTAGAAGAATTTGGTGACGAATTCGAAGCGAAAATGGGTGCGGAAGCCGTGCTTGATTTACTTCGCGCGATTGACGTTGAAAAAGAAATTGAAATGATGCGCGAAGAGTTGCCATCTATCAACTCTGAAACCCGTCGTAAGAAAGTCACAAAGCGCCTGAAATTACTTGAAGCATTCCACACATCTGGTAATAAACCAGAGTGGATGATCTTAAAAGTACTACCGGTTCTTCCACCTGATTTACGTCCTTTAGTACCCTTGGACGGTGGTCGATTCGCGACTTCAGATTTGAACGATTTATACCGCCGCGTGATTAACCGTAACAACCGCTTGAAGCGTTTGTTAGATCTTGCTGCTCCAGACATCATCGTACGTAACGAAAAGCGTATGTTGCAAGAGTCTGTTGATGCATTGCTTGATAACGGCCGTCGTGGTCGTGCAATTACCGGTTCAAATAAACGTCCGCTTAAATCTTTGGCTGACATGATCAAAGGTAAACAAGGTCGTTTCCGTCAGAACTTACTTGGTAAGCGTGTTGACTATTCAGGCCGTTCGGTAATTACCGTAGGTCCTACTTTGCGCCTGCATCAATGTGGTCTGCCTAAGAAAATGGCACTTGAGCTATTCAAGCCATTCATCTACGGCAAATTAGAAGGCCGTGGCTTAGCGACAACGATTAAAGCCGCTAAGAAAATGGTTGAGCGCGAAGTTGGCGAAGTATGGGACGTTCTAGACGAAGTGATTCGTGAACATCCAGTGCTACTTAACCGTGCACCAACACTTCACAGACTGGGTATTCAAGCCTTTGAACCAGTACTAATTGAAGGTAAAGCAATTCAATTACACCCACTCGTTTGTGCGGCCTACAACGCTGACTTCGATGGTGACCAAATGGCGGTTCACGTTCCATTAACGCTTGAAGCTCAGTTAGAAGCTCGCGCCTTAATGATGTCAACCAACAACATTTTGTCACCAGCAAACGGTGAGCCAGTGATCACTCCGTCTCAAGACGTGGTATTGGGTCTGTACTACACCAGCCGTGAAAAAATTAACGGTAAAGGTGAAGGTATGGCCTTCATGTCAACAGATGAAGTGGAAAAAGCTTACGCAACAGGTGCGGTTGAACTGCATTCACGCGTTAAAGTCCGTATCACTGAAACTGAAGTTTCAACGGACGGTGAAGCCACTGAAACGACTCGTATCGTCGATACAACAGTTGGTCGTGCATTGTTATCACAATTACTACCGAAAGGCTTGTCGTACGATCTCGTTAACCAGAACATGGGTAAGAAGCAGATCTCTAAGCTTCTCAACACTTGTTACCGTCAACTTGGTCTAAAAGACTCTGTAATTTTCGCTGACCAACTCATGTATGCCGGTTTCCGTTTTGCAACCAAATCAGGTGCTTCTGTTGGTATTGATGACATGGTCATCCCTGATGAGAAGTACACCTTAGTTGCTGACGCCGAAGCTGAAGTTCGCGAAATTCAAGAGCAGTTCCAATCTGGTCTTGTTACCGCGGGTGAACGTTACAACAAAGTTATCGATATCTGGGCACGTACTAACGAGCAAGTATCGAAAGCGATGATGGACAACTTGTCATCTGAAACTGTCATCAACCGTGACGGTGAAGAAGAGAAACAAGCGTCATTCAACAGCATCTACATGATGGCTGATTCAGGCGCTCGTGGTAGTGCCGCTCAGATCCGTCAGCTTGCTGGTATGCGTGGTTTGATGGCAAAACCAGATGGTTCAATCATCGAAACGCCGATTGTGGCGAACTTCCGTGAAGGTCTGAACGTACTCCAGTACTTCATCTCAACTCACGGTGCGCGTAAAGGTTTGGCCGATACGGCATTGAAAACAGCAAACTCAGGTTACTTGACTCGTCGTCTTGTTGACGTTGCACAAGATCTTGTTGTTATTGAAGATGACTGTGGCACCTACGAAGGTCTCACAATGAAGCCGTTGATTGAAGGTGGTGATGTTGTTGAGCCGCTACGTGAACGTGTACTGGGTCGTGTAGTTGCACAAGATGTCTTCTATCCTGGCACTGAGAAAGTCCTAGCACCACGCAACACGCTATTAGACGAAGCTTGGTGTGACACGCTAGAAGAAAACTCTGTCGATGAAGTTATCGTTCGTTCAGTAATTTCTTGTGAAACAGACTTCGGTGTTTGTGCGAACTGTTATGGTCGTGATTTGGCTCGTGGCCACATCATTAACCACGGTGAGTCAATCGGTGTTGTTGCTGCTCAGTCAATTGGTGAGCCTGGAACACAGCTTACCATGCGTACCTTCCACATTGGTGGTGCGGCATCGAGAGCATCAGCAGAAAACAACGTACAAGTGAAAAACGCGGGTACATTGAAGCTGCATAATGCGAAGCACGTAACCAACAGTGAAGATAAGCTTGTTATCGTATCTCGTTCATCTGAACTGGCGATAATCGATGAGCTTGGTCGTGAAAAAGAGCGTTATAAAGTACCATACGGTACAATTTTAGAAGCTCATGAAGACAAAGCTGTGACTTCTGGCGCAATCATTGCGAACTGGGATCCACATACTCACCCAATCATCTCTGAGGTGGCGGGTAAGATGAAATTCGTTGATATGATTGATGGTGTTACTATGACACGTCAAACTGACGAATTAACGGGTCTGTCGTCAATCGTTGTGATGGATGTCGCTCAACGTAGCAGTGCTGGTAAAGAGTTGCGTCCAATGGTTCGTCTTGTTGATGCCGACGGCAACGATTTGATGATCCCAGGTACAGACGTGGTTGCACAATACTTCTTACCAGGTAACGCGATTGTAAACCTAGAAGATAACTCTGATATCAACGTTGGTGACGCGTTAGCACGTATCCCACAAGAGTCTTCGAAAACTCGTGATATTACCGGTGGTCTACCACGTGTTGCTGACTTGTTTGAGGCACGTAGACCGAAAGAGCCAGCTATTCTTGCTGAAATCACGGGTACTATTTCATTCGGTAAAGAAACTAAAGGTAAGCGTCGTCTTGTGATCACGCCTGCTGATGGTGGCGATGCCTATGAAGAGATGATCCCTAAATGGCGTAACTTGAACGTGTTCGAAGGTGAAAAAGTCGAACGTGGTGAGGTTATTGCTGACGGACCAGAAGCAGCTCATGACATTCTGCGTTTACGTGGTATTCATCATGTGGCGAATTACATCACCAACGAAGTGCAAGACGTTTACCGTCTGCAAGGTGTAAAAATTAACGATAAGCACATTGAGGTGATCATTCGCCAAATGCTGCGTAAGTGTATTATTACTACTTCAGGTGATAGTGAGTTCCTAGAAGGTGAGCAAGCTGAAGTCGCTCGCGTTAAGATTGCTAACCGTGAGCTCATTGCTCAAGGTAAAGTACCAGCAAGCTTCGAAAGAGACTTATTAGGTATTACCAAGGCATCGCTTGCAACTGAGTCCTTCATCTCAGCGGCATCGTTCCAAGAAACAACACGTGTACTTACTGAGGCTGCAGTTGGCGGTAAGAGCGATCCATTACGTGGTCTGAAAGAAAACGTAATTGTTGGTCGTCTGATCCCAGCAGGTACCGGTTACTCGTATCACGTTAAGCGTAATGAAGCGAAGCAAACAGAAGAAGTGGCTGAACCAGCACCGATTTCTGCAAGCGAAGCTGAACAGAACCTTGCGGATCTGTTGAATCTAGCGGGCAGCTAG
- the rpoB gene encoding DNA-directed RNA polymerase subunit beta, with the protein MVYSYSEKKRIRKDFGKRPKVLDIPYLLSIQLDSFKKFTDQDPTGERGFEAAFRSVFPIKSFSGYSELQYVSYKLGEPEFDVKECQIRGVTYSAPLRVKLRMVLYDREAAAGTVKDIKEQDVYMGDIPLMTGNGTFVINGTERVIVSQLHRSPGVFFDHDRGKTHSSGKVLYNARVIPYRGSWLDFEFDPKDALFVRIDRRRKLPATIILRALEYSTQEILDIFFDRITFTVKKDSLVMDLDPERLRGETASFDIKDATGDILVEAGRRITARHIRQLGKTNTTQIEVPVEYIVGKYAAQDYIDPDTGEVLVSANSELSLEGLANLSLAGIKKVETLFMNELDNGAYIADTLRLDPTTNRLEALVEIYRMMRPGEPPTKEAAETLFQNLFFSEERYDLSKVGRMKFNRRLSIAEDQGKGTLSKEDIVAVMQKIIEIRNGNDEVDDIDHLGNRRIRSVGEMAENQFRVGLVRVERAVRERLSLGDLNELMPQDLINAKPISAAVKEFFGSSQLSQFMDQNNPLSEVTHKRRISALGPGGLTRERAGFEVRDVHPTHYGRLCPIETPEGPNIGLINSLASFARTNSYGFLETPYRKVVDSIITDEVEYLSAIEEGRYVIAQANAEVDADGRMVEEQIAVRHRGESTFMPAADVQYMDVSPQQIISVAASLIPFLEHDDANRALMGANMQRQAVPTLVAEKPLVGTGIERTLAVDSGVVVSANRGGVIEYVDASRIVVKVNEAELKPGEAGIDIYNLTKYTRSNQNTCINQRPCCFVGDPVVRGDVLADGPSTDLGDLALGQNMRIAFMPWNGYNFEDSILISERVAQEDRFTTIHIQELSCIARDTKLGSEEITADIPNVGESALSKLDESGIVYIGAEVKGGDILVGKVTPKGETQLTPEEKLLRAIFGEKASDVKDSSLRVPNSVKGTIIDVQVFTRDGVEKDKRAVEIEEMHVAQARKDLSEEFKTLEEGVLHRARHLLLSAGFSEEKLDAMSRKDYLMQIINDESKQTELEQLAEQHEELKADFDKKFDLKRRKITKGDDLAPGVLRIVKVYLAVKRTIQPGDKMAGRHGNKGVISKICPVEDMPYDEKGNPVDIVLNPLGVPSRMNIGQVLEVHMGAAAKGVGNKIADMLEEQREMAEVRGYIKQVYELGDEVQQKVDIDSFSDHEVMRLAKNLKGGLPIATPAFDGAKEKEIKQMLALADLPESGQLRIFDGRTGDEFERRVTVGYMYMLKLNHLVDDKMHARSTGSYSLVTQQPLGGKAQFGGQRFGEMEVWALEAYGAAYTLQEMLTVKSDDVNGRTQMYKNIVDGNHQMQPGMPESFNVLLKEIRSLGINIELDQL; encoded by the coding sequence ATGGTTTACTCCTATTCTGAAAAGAAGCGTATTCGCAAAGACTTCGGTAAACGTCCGAAAGTTTTGGACATTCCGTACTTGTTGTCTATTCAATTAGACTCTTTCAAGAAATTCACCGATCAAGATCCAACTGGTGAACGTGGTTTCGAAGCCGCATTCCGTAGCGTTTTTCCCATCAAAAGCTTCTCAGGTTATTCTGAGCTGCAGTACGTTAGTTATAAGCTGGGCGAACCTGAATTTGATGTAAAAGAATGTCAAATTCGTGGTGTTACATATTCAGCACCTTTACGCGTTAAATTGCGTATGGTGTTATACGATCGTGAAGCCGCTGCTGGTACAGTCAAAGACATTAAAGAGCAAGATGTCTACATGGGTGATATCCCACTGATGACTGGTAACGGGACGTTCGTTATTAACGGCACTGAGCGTGTTATTGTTTCTCAGTTACACCGTAGCCCTGGTGTATTCTTCGATCACGACCGTGGTAAAACCCACTCTTCTGGTAAGGTGCTTTATAACGCACGTGTTATTCCTTACCGTGGTTCATGGTTAGATTTCGAATTCGATCCAAAAGATGCCCTATTCGTCCGTATTGACCGTCGCCGTAAATTGCCTGCGACTATCATACTGCGTGCCCTTGAGTACTCTACTCAAGAAATCTTAGACATCTTCTTTGACCGCATCACGTTTACCGTTAAGAAAGACTCTTTGGTCATGGATCTCGATCCTGAGCGCCTACGTGGTGAAACAGCGAGTTTCGACATAAAAGATGCAACAGGCGATATATTAGTAGAAGCGGGTCGCCGTATTACTGCACGTCATATTCGTCAACTTGGTAAGACTAATACGACCCAAATCGAAGTACCTGTAGAGTACATCGTGGGTAAGTATGCAGCACAAGACTATATCGACCCAGATACAGGCGAAGTACTTGTTTCCGCAAATTCTGAACTCAGTCTTGAAGGCCTTGCAAATCTGTCATTGGCTGGCATCAAGAAAGTAGAAACCTTGTTTATGAATGAGCTGGATAACGGCGCATACATTGCAGATACTCTACGTCTTGACCCTACGACAAACCGTTTGGAAGCATTGGTAGAAATTTACCGCATGATGCGTCCTGGTGAGCCGCCAACCAAAGAAGCTGCAGAAACCTTATTCCAGAACTTGTTCTTCAGTGAAGAGCGTTATGACCTGTCTAAAGTCGGTCGTATGAAGTTCAACCGTCGTCTTAGCATCGCGGAAGATCAAGGTAAAGGCACGTTATCTAAAGAAGATATCGTTGCTGTTATGCAGAAAATCATCGAAATCCGTAATGGTAACGATGAAGTCGATGATATCGATCACTTAGGTAACCGTCGTATTCGTAGCGTCGGTGAAATGGCTGAAAACCAATTCCGTGTTGGTCTTGTACGTGTTGAACGCGCGGTACGTGAGCGTTTAAGTCTCGGTGACTTGAATGAACTCATGCCACAAGATTTGATCAACGCTAAGCCAATTTCTGCGGCTGTGAAAGAATTCTTTGGTTCTTCACAGTTGTCTCAGTTTATGGATCAAAACAACCCGCTTTCCGAAGTGACGCACAAGCGCCGTATTTCTGCACTTGGCCCAGGTGGTTTGACTCGTGAACGTGCTGGTTTCGAAGTTCGAGATGTACATCCGACTCACTACGGTCGTCTATGTCCAATCGAAACGCCTGAAGGACCAAACATTGGTCTGATCAACTCGTTAGCGTCATTTGCACGCACTAACTCATACGGTTTCTTGGAAACTCCATACCGTAAAGTAGTTGATAGCATCATTACTGATGAAGTTGAATACTTATCTGCCATTGAAGAAGGTCGCTATGTCATTGCACAGGCGAACGCTGAAGTCGATGCTGATGGCCGTATGGTTGAAGAGCAAATTGCTGTTCGTCACCGTGGTGAATCAACGTTCATGCCAGCGGCTGATGTTCAGTATATGGATGTTTCACCACAACAGATTATTTCGGTTGCGGCGTCTTTGATTCCATTCCTAGAACACGATGATGCGAACCGTGCATTGATGGGTGCTAACATGCAACGTCAAGCTGTACCTACGCTAGTCGCTGAAAAGCCACTTGTCGGTACAGGTATTGAACGCACATTGGCTGTCGATTCAGGTGTTGTTGTTTCTGCAAATCGTGGCGGTGTCATTGAGTATGTTGATGCAAGCCGGATTGTCGTTAAAGTCAATGAAGCAGAGTTGAAACCAGGTGAAGCTGGTATTGATATCTACAATCTGACTAAATACACCCGTTCAAACCAAAATACTTGTATTAATCAACGTCCTTGCTGTTTCGTTGGTGATCCAGTGGTTCGCGGTGATGTACTCGCCGATGGTCCTTCAACGGATTTAGGTGACTTAGCGCTTGGTCAAAACATGCGTATCGCCTTCATGCCTTGGAACGGATATAACTTTGAGGATTCAATCCTTATTTCTGAGCGCGTTGCGCAAGAAGACCGTTTCACCACTATCCACATTCAAGAGCTTTCATGTATCGCTCGTGATACTAAGTTGGGTAGCGAAGAGATCACAGCTGACATTCCAAACGTTGGTGAATCTGCTCTGTCTAAGCTGGATGAATCAGGTATCGTTTATATCGGTGCTGAAGTTAAAGGCGGCGACATTCTAGTGGGTAAAGTGACACCTAAAGGTGAAACTCAGCTCACTCCAGAAGAAAAGCTATTGCGGGCTATCTTTGGTGAAAAAGCCTCTGACGTTAAAGACAGTTCACTGCGCGTACCGAACTCAGTAAAAGGTACTATCATCGACGTTCAGGTATTTACCCGTGACGGCGTTGAAAAAGACAAGCGTGCTGTTGAAATTGAAGAGATGCACGTTGCTCAAGCACGTAAAGACTTAAGTGAAGAGTTCAAGACCCTTGAAGAAGGTGTATTACATCGTGCTCGTCATTTACTTCTAAGCGCAGGCTTCAGTGAAGAAAAGCTTGATGCAATGAGTCGTAAAGACTACTTAATGCAAATCATCAATGATGAGAGTAAGCAGACTGAACTTGAGCAATTGGCTGAGCAACACGAAGAGCTTAAAGCTGACTTCGATAAGAAGTTTGATCTTAAACGTCGTAAAATCACCAAAGGTGATGACTTAGCACCTGGCGTACTTCGAATTGTTAAGGTTTACTTAGCAGTGAAACGTACGATTCAGCCTGGTGATAAGATGGCGGGTCGTCATGGTAACAAAGGTGTTATCTCGAAGATCTGTCCTGTTGAAGACATGCCATACGATGAGAAAGGTAATCCTGTCGACATCGTACTGAACCCGCTTGGTGTACCATCTCGTATGAACATCGGTCAGGTTCTTGAAGTTCACATGGGTGCGGCTGCTAAAGGTGTTGGTAACAAGATTGCTGACATGTTAGAAGAGCAACGTGAGATGGCTGAAGTTCGTGGTTATATCAAGCAGGTTTATGAGTTAGGCGACGAAGTCCAACAGAAAGTGGACATAGACAGCTTCTCAGATCACGAAGTCATGCGCTTAGCGAAAAACCTAAAAGGTGGTTTGCCGATTGCTACTCCAGCATTTGATGGTGCTAAAGAGAAAGAAATCAAGCAAATGCTTGCCTTGGCTGATTTACCAGAATCTGGTCAATTAAGAATATTTGATGGTCGTACCGGTGATGAATTTGAGCGTCGTGTAACCGTTGGTTACATGTACATGCTGAAACTGAACCACTTGGTTGATGACAAGATGCACGCCCGTTCTACCGGATCATACAGCTTAGTTACTCAGCAGCCGCTGGGTGGTAAAGCACAGTTTGGTGGACAGCGTTTCGGTGAGATGGAAGTATGGGCACTAGAAGCATATGGTGCCGCTTATACGCTTCAAGAAATGCTTACCGTGAAATCAGATGACGTCAATGGTCGTACTCAGATGTATAAGAACATTGTTGACGGCAACCATCAGATGCAACCAGGTATGCCTGAGTCCTTCAACGTATTACTGAAGGAAATCCGTTCACTCGGTATTAACATCGAGTTAGATCAGCTTTAA
- the rplL gene encoding 50S ribosomal protein L7/L12, whose product MSITKDQILEAFAEMSVMEVVELIEAMEEKFGVSAAAAVVAGGAGEGAAAEEKTEFDVVLTSHGDNKVAVIKALRGATGLGLKEAKGMAESAPVAVKEGISKEEAEALVKDLEAAGAAVEIK is encoded by the coding sequence ATGTCTATCACTAAAGACCAAATCTTAGAAGCCTTTGCAGAAATGTCTGTAATGGAAGTTGTTGAACTAATCGAAGCAATGGAAGAAAAGTTCGGCGTATCTGCTGCAGCTGCTGTTGTTGCTGGTGGCGCTGGCGAAGGTGCTGCTGCTGAAGAGAAAACAGAATTCGACGTAGTTCTTACTTCTCACGGTGACAACAAAGTTGCTGTAATTAAAGCTCTACGTGGCGCTACAGGTCTTGGCCTGAAAGAAGCTAAAGGTATGGCTGAATCTGCACCAGTTGCAGTTAAAGAAGGTATTTCTAAAGAAGAAGCTGAAGCTCTAGTTAAAGATCTAGAAGCTGCTGGCGCTGCTGTAGAAATCAAGTAA
- the rplJ gene encoding 50S ribosomal protein L10: MALRLEDKQAIVAEVNEVAKGALSAVVADSRGVTVGSMTSLRKTARENGVYVRVVRNTLARRAVAGTDYECLADVFTGPTLIAFSNEHPGAAARLLKDFAKEQEAFEVKGAAFEGDFIPATEIDRLAKLPTYEEALAQLMMTLKEASAGKMVRTLAALRDQKEEAA; this comes from the coding sequence ATGGCATTAAGACTCGAAGACAAACAAGCGATTGTTGCTGAAGTCAACGAAGTTGCCAAAGGTGCACTTTCTGCAGTTGTTGCTGATTCACGTGGCGTAACTGTAGGTTCTATGACAAGTTTGCGTAAAACTGCTCGCGAAAATGGTGTTTATGTACGTGTAGTACGTAACACATTAGCGCGTCGTGCAGTAGCTGGTACTGATTATGAGTGCCTAGCTGACGTATTTACTGGTCCAACTTTGATTGCTTTCTCTAACGAGCACCCAGGTGCTGCAGCGCGTCTTTTAAAAGACTTCGCTAAAGAGCAAGAAGCATTCGAAGTGAAAGGTGCAGCTTTCGAAGGGGATTTCATCCCTGCAACTGAAATTGATCGTTTAGCGAAACTACCAACGTACGAAGAAGCATTAGCACAGTTGATGATGACTCTAAAAGAAGCATCTGCTGGCAAAATGGTACGTACACTGGCCGCTCTACGCGATCAAAAAGAAGAAGCAGCTTAA
- the rplA gene encoding 50S ribosomal protein L1: protein MAKLTKRMRVIREKVEATKSYDINEAVALLKELATAKFVESVDVAVNLGIDARKSDQNVRGATVLPHGTGREVRVAVFTQGANAEAAKEAGAELVGMDDLAAQVKAGEMNFDVVVASPDAMRVVGQLGQILGPRGLMPNPKTGTVTPNVAEAVKNAKAGQVRYRNDKNGIIHTTIGKVDFEPTQLKENLEAILAAVKKAKPASAKGVFMKKVTISTTMGAGVTVEQGSLEVA, encoded by the coding sequence ATGGCGAAGCTAACTAAACGTATGCGCGTGATCCGTGAGAAAGTTGAAGCAACAAAAAGCTATGACATCAATGAAGCCGTTGCTTTATTGAAAGAATTAGCGACAGCTAAATTTGTAGAAAGTGTTGATGTTGCAGTAAATCTAGGCATCGATGCTCGTAAATCTGACCAAAACGTACGTGGTGCAACTGTATTGCCACACGGTACAGGTCGTGAAGTTCGTGTTGCCGTGTTCACACAAGGTGCGAACGCAGAAGCAGCGAAAGAAGCTGGTGCTGAACTTGTTGGTATGGATGATCTAGCCGCTCAAGTTAAAGCAGGCGAAATGAACTTCGACGTTGTTGTTGCATCTCCTGATGCGATGCGTGTTGTTGGTCAATTAGGTCAAATCTTAGGCCCACGTGGTCTTATGCCTAACCCTAAAACCGGTACTGTAACGCCAAACGTTGCTGAAGCCGTTAAAAACGCTAAAGCTGGTCAAGTGCGTTACCGCAATGACAAAAACGGCATCATTCACACTACTATCGGTAAAGTGGATTTTGAACCAACTCAGCTTAAAGAAAACTTGGAAGCCATCCTTGCTGCTGTTAAGAAGGCTAAGCCTGCTTCAGCGAAAGGCGTTTTCATGAAGAAAGTAACTATCTCTACCACTATGGGTGCAGGTGTTACGGTTGAGCAAGGGTCTCTAGAAGTCGCTTAA